One region of Desmodus rotundus isolate HL8 chromosome 11, HLdesRot8A.1, whole genome shotgun sequence genomic DNA includes:
- the SMIM8 gene encoding small integral membrane protein 8 isoform X2 → MSSAPEPPSFKNEPPKENDFRNPGLRGVRTTTLFRAVNPELFIKPNKPVMAFGLITFSLCVAYIGYLHATQENKMELYEAIDSEGHSYMRRKTTKWD, encoded by the exons ATGTCTTCAGCACCTGAGCCTCCatcctttaaaaatgaaccaCCCAAAGAGAACGACTTTCGAAACCCAGGGCTCAGAGGGGTCCGCACGACAACTTTATTTCGAGCTGTGAATCCAGAGCTCTTCATTAAACCT aaCAAACCTGTAATGGCTTTTGGATTGATAACCTTTTCGCTATGCGTGGCTTATATTGGTTATCTACATGCAACACAAGAGAATAAAATGGAACTCTATGAAGCTATTGATAGTGAGGGACACAGTTACATGAGGAGGAAAACAACTAAATGGGATTAA